The following proteins are encoded in a genomic region of Helicobacter macacae MIT 99-5501:
- a CDS encoding folylpolyglutamate synthase/dihydrofolate synthase family protein yields MYCFVKNIWSFVLSDLDRFLEQKGAEYAPFDTKRVHRIYAVLKPHLEELYAQSAKSKKDLKSLIPQGEEQRGFSPQNKPFIIHILGTNGKGSTGRFITLGLAQNGYKVLHFTSPHLFRFNERFYLANIPNSEFSVKSSSAKMDKKDCAKGGNAQKATHRIADDSELENAHLWLQRFPIIEQSSYFEYATFLALYLAKDCDYFVCEAGLGGEFDSTSVLQADLSVFTPISFDHQDMLGNSIESIATTKLKAMSKHTLLASQIYKEVDSIAKSIAKQKGAELTFVENIFDEVDKPTPLEHLARLPENFYEYSQNLAPFLKQNLFVAYRALESIGIGVDFASLTRFDLPARAQYIAPNILIDVGHNAHCAHSILQIVKQKRVILVYNTFFDKDANAILGILKPAIDRLLILEVSHSRILPKDKLINIAQNLGIEYGIFGGVDSMRADKDYVVFGSFSVVKTFMEIYNVAR; encoded by the coding sequence TTGTATTGTTTTGTAAAAAATATTTGGAGTTTTGTTTTGAGTGATTTGGATAGGTTTTTGGAGCAAAAGGGGGCTGAATACGCGCCATTTGATACAAAAAGAGTGCATAGAATCTATGCGGTTTTAAAGCCACATTTAGAGGAGCTATACGCACAAAGCGCAAAATCTAAAAAAGATTTAAAATCTTTGATTCCACAGGGCGAGGAGCAGCGTGGTTTTAGCCCACAAAATAAGCCCTTTATTATCCACATATTAGGCACAAATGGCAAGGGAAGCACGGGGCGGTTTATCACGCTTGGGCTAGCGCAAAATGGCTATAAAGTCCTGCATTTTACCTCGCCACATTTATTTAGGTTTAATGAGCGATTTTATCTCGCAAATATCCCAAATAGCGAATTTAGTGTGAAATCTAGCAGTGCAAAAATGGACAAGAAAGATTGTGCTAAAGGTGGCAACGCGCAGAAAGCAACGCATAGAATCGCAGATGATAGCGAGCTAGAAAATGCGCATTTGTGGCTACAAAGATTCCCTATTATAGAGCAATCAAGCTATTTTGAATACGCGACATTTTTGGCACTTTATTTGGCAAAAGATTGTGATTATTTCGTGTGTGAAGCGGGGCTTGGCGGGGAGTTTGATAGCACGAGCGTTTTGCAAGCTGATTTGAGTGTCTTTACGCCTATTTCTTTTGACCATCAAGATATGCTTGGAAATAGCATAGAATCAATCGCCACAACCAAGCTAAAAGCGATGAGTAAGCACACTTTGCTTGCGTCACAAATCTACAAAGAAGTCGATTCTATCGCAAAATCTATTGCTAAGCAAAAGGGAGCGGAACTTACATTTGTAGAAAATATTTTTGATGAAGTTGATAAGCCAACACCTTTAGAGCACTTAGCGCGTTTGCCAGAGAATTTTTATGAGTATTCGCAAAATCTAGCACCTTTTTTGAAGCAAAATCTGTTTGTGGCGTATAGGGCGTTAGAATCTATCGGGATTGGAGTGGATTTTGCTAGCTTAACGCGATTTGATTTGCCTGCTAGGGCGCAATATATCGCGCCAAATATTTTGATAGATGTCGGGCATAATGCGCATTGTGCGCACTCTATTTTACAAATTGTTAAACAAAAACGCGTTATTTTGGTGTATAATACATTTTTTGATAAGGACGCGAACGCGATTTTGGGGATACTAAAGCCAGCTATTGATAGGCTTTTGATTTTGGAAGTAAGCCATAGTAGAATCCTCCCCAAAGACAAACTAATAAACATAGCCCAAAATCTTGGCATAGAATATGGAATCTTTGGGGGAGTGGATTCTATGAGAGCGGATAAAGATTATGTCGTATTTGGCTCTTTTAGCGTGGTAAAAACTTTTATGGAGATTTATAATGTTGCAAGATAA
- the lptE gene encoding LPS assembly lipoprotein LptE: MGRFCLCAFIGVLLSSCGYVPSASFAQKALGDSVFVKLNVNLPNPENSVELKDEFNKIIISRFQNKIANADESDSIITIDIDKITDTHIAVSSDAFATYYRVSVFTTYTYDDKKGNKRSVSGSGYFDYNISLDNPLTTHNNRYYAINQAFLQTIDRFVAMMAYEGQYR; encoded by the coding sequence ATTGGCAGATTCTGCTTATGTGCGTTTATAGGGGTTTTGCTAAGTAGTTGTGGCTATGTGCCATCTGCTAGTTTTGCTCAAAAAGCACTTGGCGATAGTGTGTTTGTAAAGCTAAATGTAAATTTGCCAAACCCTGAAAATTCCGTAGAACTAAAAGATGAGTTTAACAAAATCATCATCTCTCGTTTCCAAAACAAAATCGCAAATGCTGATGAAAGCGATAGTATAATCACAATAGATATAGACAAAATCACAGATACTCACATAGCTGTAAGCAGTGATGCTTTTGCGACTTACTACCGCGTGAGTGTTTTTACCACCTACACTTATGATGACAAAAAGGGCAACAAACGAAGTGTGAGCGGTAGCGGGTATTTTGACTACAATATCTCGCTAGATAATCCGCTGACAACGCACAACAATAGATATTACGCAATAAATCAAGCATTTTTACAGACTATTGATAGATTTGTAGCGATGATGGCGTATGAGGGGCAATATAGATAG